In the Eptesicus fuscus isolate TK198812 chromosome 12, DD_ASM_mEF_20220401, whole genome shotgun sequence genome, one interval contains:
- the C12H20orf96 gene encoding uncharacterized protein C20orf96 homolog — protein sequence MAHVFPKSRSTTHKFQPLDYVPWQRSKHKIKPSTVLPVLHTSGRKKNKMKTWISDQPGYSKSTTLMTCQLRNPQDLCKGKLDSGKNKFRLMRTLLRSRRTSLQELCKQEDFLIKLNQDLIKTIKDMEDSSALKTRGMLQQQDIFGTIINSLGYSNKKKLQQMTCELQEWKEKEESKMSYLKQQVEQLNDKIKMIQEEVNFLSTYMDHEYPVKVVQIANLVHQLEQVKDNQQDELDDFNKIRKMVLESLSDQIQKKRQKLLRSLVAKAQHPRQAVLLQKTRGNQSMVKYTDKYREFINQFEEEIPKLRAEVEQLQVQTQEPREIAFADVLLRRPKCTPDMDVTLNIPVEERLPF from the exons ATGGCGCATGTCTTTCCAAA GAGTCGCTCTACAACCCACAAGTTCCAGCCTCTG GATTATGTTCCATGGCAGCGGTCCAAACATAAAATCAAGCCATCCACTGTGCTTCCAGTCCTGCATACCAGTGGccgtaagaaaaacaaaatgaagacttGGATTAGTGACCAGCCAG GGTATTCCAAGTCTACCACGTTGATGACATGCCAGCTGAGGAATCCACAAGACCTGTGCAAAGGGAAGTTGGACTCTGGGAAGAACAAGTTCCGGCTAATGAGG ACGTTGCTCAGGAGCCGGCGAACCTCACTCCAGGAGCTCTGCAAGCAGGAGGACTTTCTCATCAAGCTCAATCAAGACCTGATCAAGACCATCAAGGACATGGAAGACAGCTCAGCCCTGAAAACACGCGGGATGCTGCAGCAGCAGGACATCTTTGGG ACCATCATCAACAGCTTGGGGTACTCAAACAAGAAGAAGCTGCAGCAGATGACGTGTGAGCTGCAGGagtggaaggagaaggaggaatcCAAGATGAGCT ACCTGAAGCAGCAGGTGGAGCAGCTGAATGACAAGATCAAGATGATCCAGGAGGAAGTGAATTTCCTGAGCACTTACATGGACCATGAGTATCCTGTCAAGGTGGTCCAGATTGCCAACCTTGTACACCAGCTGGAGCAGGTGAAGGACAACCAGCAG GATGAGCTGGATGACTTTAATAAGATACGCAAAATGGTCCTGGAGTCTTTGTCTGATCAGATTCAGAAgaagagacaaaagctcctgcGCTCTCTGGTGGCG AAAGCCCAGCACCCCAGGCAGGCAGTTCTTCTGCAGAAGACCCGGGGAAACCAGAGCATGGTGAAGTACACGGACAAGTACAGAGAG TTTATCAACCAGTTTGAGGAGGAAATTCCCAAATTAAGGGCCGAGGTGGAACAGCTCCAAGTCCAGACCCAGGAACCCCGAGAGATTGCGTTTGCAGACGTTCTGCTTCGGAGGCCCAA GTGCACCCCAGACATGGACGTCACCCTCAACATCCCTGTGGAAGAGCGGCTACCCTTCTAG